From a region of the Chitinophaga caseinilytica genome:
- the fumC gene encoding class II fumarate hydratase, which yields MDFRIEKDTMGEVKVPANAYFGAQTQRSIDNFRIAQDINKMPKEIIKAFAYLKKAAALTNRDAGVLPAEKAELIGKVCDEILEGKLDNEFPLVVWQTGSGTQSNMNVNEVVAYRAHVINGGQLTDKDKVLHPNDDVNKSQSSNDTFPTAMHIAAYKMLVEVTIPGITKLRNTLAAKAKAYMHIVKIGRTHFMDATPLTLGQEISGYVSQLDHGLRAINNTLPHLSELALGGTAVGTGINTPDGYDVNVAKHIAALTGLPFVTAENKFESLAAHDAIVEAHGALKTVAVSLMKIANDIRMLSSGPRSGIGELFIPDNEPGSSIMPGKVNPTQCEALTMIAAQVLGNDVAINIGGATGHFELNVFKPMMIYNFLHSARLLGDGCVSFNDKCAEGLAPIEENIKKHVDNSLMLVTALNTKIGYYKAAEIAQKAHKEGTTLKEMAVKLGYVTPEEFDAWVIPANMVGKLG from the coding sequence ATGGATTTCAGGATAGAGAAAGACACGATGGGCGAGGTGAAAGTGCCTGCCAACGCATATTTTGGGGCACAAACCCAACGTTCCATCGACAACTTCAGGATAGCCCAGGACATTAACAAAATGCCGAAGGAAATCATCAAAGCCTTCGCTTACCTGAAAAAAGCCGCCGCCCTCACCAACCGCGACGCCGGCGTACTGCCCGCCGAAAAGGCCGAGCTCATCGGTAAAGTGTGCGACGAGATCCTCGAAGGCAAACTCGATAACGAATTCCCCCTCGTGGTTTGGCAAACCGGCTCCGGCACCCAATCCAACATGAACGTGAACGAAGTGGTAGCTTACCGCGCACACGTCATCAACGGCGGCCAGCTCACCGATAAAGACAAGGTATTGCATCCGAACGACGATGTGAACAAATCACAATCCTCCAACGATACCTTCCCCACCGCCATGCACATCGCGGCGTATAAAATGCTCGTGGAAGTAACCATCCCCGGCATCACCAAACTCCGCAACACCCTCGCCGCCAAAGCGAAGGCATACATGCACATCGTGAAGATCGGCCGCACCCATTTCATGGACGCCACGCCGCTCACGCTGGGCCAGGAAATCAGCGGATACGTTTCCCAGCTGGACCATGGCCTGCGCGCCATCAACAACACGCTGCCCCACTTGTCTGAACTGGCGCTCGGCGGCACCGCCGTTGGTACCGGCATCAACACGCCCGACGGGTACGACGTGAACGTAGCGAAACACATCGCCGCACTCACCGGCCTGCCTTTCGTGACCGCAGAAAATAAATTCGAATCCCTCGCTGCGCACGACGCCATCGTGGAAGCGCACGGCGCGCTGAAAACGGTAGCCGTTAGCCTGATGAAAATCGCCAACGACATCCGTATGCTCAGCTCCGGCCCCCGCTCCGGCATCGGCGAGCTTTTCATCCCCGACAACGAGCCCGGATCTTCCATCATGCCCGGTAAAGTGAACCCCACCCAGTGCGAAGCCCTCACCATGATCGCCGCACAGGTGCTCGGGAACGACGTGGCCATCAACATCGGCGGCGCCACCGGCCACTTCGAACTGAACGTCTTCAAACCCATGATGATCTATAACTTCCTCCACTCTGCACGCCTGCTGGGCGACGGCTGCGTAAGCTTCAACGACAAGTGCGCGGAAGGCCTGGCGCCCATCGAGGAAAACATCAAAAAGCACGTAGACAATTCCCTCATGCTCGTAACCGCCCTCAACACGAAGATCGGTTACTACAAAGCCGCCGAGATCGCGCAGAAAGCGCACAAGGAAGGCACCACACTGAAGGAAATGGCCGTGAAACTGGGTTACGTAACGCCCGAAGAATTCGACGCCTGGGTGATCCCCGCCAATATGGTCGGCAAACTCGGATAA